The following proteins are co-located in the Paenibacillus sp. FSL H8-0079 genome:
- a CDS encoding DUF2508 family protein: protein MLKELEANQIYADIQTAKQEWERAMRQFEDAQGQDEIDYAIYVLEAAERKYQIHLKRAKRARANNEVETQRGISM, encoded by the coding sequence ATGTTGAAGGAGCTTGAGGCAAATCAGATTTATGCGGATATTCAGACGGCAAAGCAGGAGTGGGAACGGGCGATGAGGCAGTTTGAAGATGCTCAGGGGCAGGATGAGATTGATTATGCCATCTATGTATTGGAGGCAGCAGAGCGGAAGTATCAGATCCATTTGAAGAGAGCCAAGCGTGCCAGAGCTAATAATGAGGTTGAAACACAGCGAGGGATTAGTATGTAG
- a CDS encoding pro-sigmaK processing inhibitor BofA family protein, which translates to MKSIILGSVLVISLLGLIVILFRKRMGLSFFTSFGIHLVLAAVGIYIVNYSGWLTGTYIPLNPATIGTVTVLGLPGVGLLLGLKISLFG; encoded by the coding sequence ATGAAGAGTATCATACTGGGATCTGTATTGGTTATATCATTACTGGGGCTTATCGTTATTTTATTTAGGAAGAGGATGGGGTTATCGTTTTTCACATCATTTGGAATTCATTTGGTGCTGGCTGCAGTTGGGATATACATCGTTAATTATTCCGGCTGGTTAACTGGAACCTACATCCCTCTGAACCCTGCAACCATAGGAACTGTGACTGTTTTAGGGTTGCCAGGTGTGGGGCTATTATTGGGGTTGAAAATTTCTTTGTTTGGATAG